The proteins below come from a single Pandoraea apista genomic window:
- a CDS encoding esterase/lipase family protein, which yields MLAAATWLAGLSGCAMVAVRSLGPEQYIAMKRGDILSTGKLSTSTGDVIRVAGLDGTICAKPSLDCIDALGRAKEIDVDRRLAAMAEMSMQLAIAQTPTGEKQWNDAQFDLWLRSARYAYAYLFYGDRPSSERAFEDRQTQVRDYYNYAVQTFSVALFRRVQQTGNDEIAGWTLPVDASSVRFGGELIQPREVLPASTLSFAGLRSPYRRDGFGAELVAVLDDKSAADALSSVSRTPAPRGDASTGPDNDNVYSAPDEQSRGARNHRESRASRDFRRALDPNAGPVYSEMPSPSLTLLLRFDGITLDEILTTHVATLVVYDPYRQSSVELNHQTVPLAGNFTAGYGLWLARSGFAEQSLRTLFGRDRGIVRPHIYLMQPFDPGRRVILMLHGLASSPEAWVNLANEIQGDATLRAHFQIWQVYYPTNSPILVNAMAIRNAFEATLSHFDPDGQSAASHDAVVIGHSMGGVIARLMVSSADDELWSAFQNDYHLDEGQIERARDRLDPLFHFKPVPQFERAIFIAAPHRGTPFARNRLGRWVSNLIKLPVTLLSGIDDVLHFATGSEDDPSEGKTRYVPNSVDQLRDTDPYVVTAARLKISPAVQYHSIIARRNPQGPLEESSDGVVPYTSAHLAGAQSERVIVSGHSVQETPQAILEIRRILHEDVDELDLVKLPGRAGPFKVIDPPPLAAPAKPAAQPKPTAGLPMSR from the coding sequence ATGCTCGCCGCCGCCACATGGCTGGCGGGCCTGTCGGGCTGCGCCATGGTCGCAGTGCGTTCGCTCGGTCCCGAGCAGTACATCGCCATGAAGCGCGGCGACATTCTGTCCACGGGTAAGCTCAGCACGTCGACCGGCGATGTGATCCGTGTCGCGGGCCTCGACGGAACAATCTGCGCCAAGCCATCACTCGACTGTATCGATGCCCTCGGCCGCGCCAAGGAAATCGACGTCGACCGGCGTCTGGCTGCCATGGCCGAGATGTCGATGCAGCTTGCCATTGCCCAGACGCCCACGGGCGAAAAGCAGTGGAACGACGCGCAGTTCGATCTCTGGCTGCGCTCGGCGCGCTATGCGTATGCCTATCTCTTCTACGGCGACCGGCCGTCGAGCGAGCGAGCCTTCGAAGACCGCCAGACGCAGGTGCGCGACTACTATAACTACGCGGTGCAAACGTTCTCCGTCGCGCTCTTCCGGCGCGTACAGCAAACGGGGAACGACGAGATCGCCGGATGGACGCTGCCCGTCGACGCCAGCAGCGTGCGCTTCGGCGGCGAACTCATCCAGCCGCGCGAGGTGTTGCCCGCATCCACTTTATCGTTCGCGGGCCTGCGCAGTCCGTATCGTCGTGATGGTTTCGGCGCGGAACTGGTGGCCGTGCTCGACGACAAATCGGCCGCCGACGCGCTATCGTCGGTGAGCCGCACCCCGGCCCCGCGCGGCGACGCCTCGACCGGCCCCGATAACGACAATGTTTATTCGGCACCCGACGAACAGAGCCGTGGCGCGCGCAACCATCGCGAGAGCCGCGCGTCGCGAGACTTCCGCCGGGCCCTCGATCCCAATGCAGGGCCGGTATATAGCGAAATGCCCTCGCCGTCGCTCACGTTGTTGCTGCGTTTCGACGGCATCACGCTCGACGAAATCCTGACCACGCATGTCGCCACGCTCGTTGTCTACGATCCTTACCGGCAGTCGTCGGTCGAGCTGAACCATCAGACGGTGCCGCTCGCGGGCAACTTCACCGCCGGATACGGGCTGTGGCTCGCGCGTTCGGGCTTTGCCGAGCAATCGTTACGCACCTTGTTCGGCCGTGACCGGGGGATAGTGCGCCCGCATATCTACCTGATGCAGCCGTTCGATCCGGGACGCCGCGTCATTTTGATGCTGCATGGACTGGCGAGCAGCCCGGAGGCATGGGTCAATCTGGCCAACGAGATTCAGGGCGACGCCACACTTCGAGCGCATTTTCAGATCTGGCAGGTGTATTACCCGACGAATTCGCCGATTCTCGTCAATGCGATGGCGATCCGCAATGCGTTCGAGGCCACGCTGAGTCATTTCGATCCGGACGGACAGTCTGCCGCGTCGCACGACGCTGTGGTCATCGGGCACAGCATGGGCGGGGTGATTGCCCGGTTGATGGTGTCGAGTGCGGACGATGAGCTGTGGTCCGCGTTTCAGAACGACTACCACCTCGACGAGGGGCAGATCGAACGCGCTCGCGACCGGCTCGATCCGTTGTTCCACTTCAAGCCGGTGCCGCAGTTCGAACGTGCCATTTTCATCGCCGCACCGCACCGTGGCACGCCCTTCGCACGTAACCGGCTGGGACGCTGGGTTTCCAACCTCATCAAGCTGCCTGTCACCCTACTCTCGGGTATCGACGACGTGCTGCATTTCGCAACGGGTTCCGAAGACGATCCGTCAGAAGGCAAGACGCGCTATGTGCCGAACAGTGTCGACCAGTTGCGGGATACCGATCCCTATGTGGTGACGGCCGCCAGGCTGAAGATCTCGCCGGCCGTGCAATACCACTCGATCATTGCGCGACGCAACCCCCAAGGGCCGCTGGAGGAATCCAGCGACGGCGTGGTGCCTTACACGAGTGCCCATCTGGCGGGCGCGCAGTCGGAACGCGTGATCGTGTCGGGCCACAGCGTGCAGGAAACCCCGCAAGCGATTCTCGAAATCCGCCGCATCCTGCATGAGGACGTCGACGAACTCGATCTGGTCAAGCTTCCCGGCCGGGCGGGACCTTTTAAGGTCATCGATCCGCCGCCGCTCGCCGCCCCCGCGAAGCCGGCCGCACAACCGAAGCCCACGGCCGGTCTGCCCATGTCGCGCTGA
- a CDS encoding DUF4105 domain-containing protein, producing MVQLQSHAGDALAGSHIAWYVYVLRSFLALVVLGACAWGAMALAYRCPGPALVRYLVIALWVVLSVVAIVALLRVRAGAPLRGWPLGFLIAMVLLLGWWHTLLPSNDRDWAADVAQLLDPQQNGSRITLHNVRNFEWRTETDFTPRWETREYDLDKLVSADLVLSYWMGPAIAHTLVSFGFSDGKRIVFSIEIRKKQGQKFSAIGGFFKDFEATLVAADERDILRVRSNVRGETVYLYRLNIPPKALREVFLGYLERARELRREPAWYNTLTSNCTTIVFELARIIAPGLPLDYRLLLSGYFAEYAYDQGGLTPGFTYAQLYERGNFVARALAAGDSPDFSTLIRQGVPGDDPKVTP from the coding sequence ATGGTGCAACTGCAATCTCATGCCGGCGACGCGCTCGCCGGCTCTCACATCGCGTGGTACGTCTACGTGCTGCGCTCGTTTCTTGCGCTCGTTGTGCTGGGCGCGTGCGCGTGGGGGGCCATGGCCCTTGCCTACCGCTGCCCCGGTCCGGCGCTCGTCCGGTATCTCGTTATTGCCCTGTGGGTCGTACTGAGCGTCGTGGCAATCGTCGCCTTGTTGCGCGTGCGTGCCGGTGCACCGCTCCGGGGCTGGCCGCTCGGCTTTCTGATCGCCATGGTCTTGTTGCTGGGCTGGTGGCACACGCTATTACCCTCCAACGACCGCGACTGGGCCGCCGACGTCGCCCAACTACTCGACCCACAGCAGAACGGCTCGCGCATCACGCTGCACAACGTGCGCAACTTCGAATGGCGCACCGAGACCGACTTCACACCGCGGTGGGAGACAAGAGAATACGATCTCGACAAGCTCGTGAGTGCCGATCTCGTGCTGTCTTACTGGATGGGTCCCGCCATCGCCCATACGCTGGTGTCGTTCGGGTTTTCAGACGGCAAGCGCATCGTGTTCTCCATCGAGATTCGCAAAAAGCAGGGCCAGAAGTTCTCGGCGATCGGCGGCTTCTTCAAGGACTTCGAAGCCACGCTGGTCGCTGCCGACGAGCGTGACATTCTGCGCGTGCGTAGCAACGTGCGCGGTGAAACGGTTTATCTGTATCGCCTCAATATCCCGCCCAAAGCACTGCGCGAGGTGTTTCTCGGCTATCTGGAACGGGCACGCGAACTGCGGCGCGAGCCCGCCTGGTACAACACGCTCACGAGTAATTGCACCACCATTGTGTTCGAACTGGCACGCATCATCGCGCCGGGCCTGCCCCTCGACTATCGTCTGCTGCTATCCGGTTACTTCGCCGAATACGCCTACGATCAGGGCGGTCTCACACCGGGCTTCACCTACGCGCAACTGTATGAACGCGGCAACTTCGTCGCCCGCGCGTTGGCCGCAGGCGACTCGCCCGACTTCTCGACGCTGATACGCCAAGGCGTGCCCGGCGACGATCCGAAGGTGACGCCATGA
- a CDS encoding efflux transporter outer membrane subunit, with product MPFRTRKVPHEPKPLPRPARSLRLAAVCAASLVLLGACAVGPDYQRPAVDMPTQFTELDGWTQARPDAEGPKGEWWRAFHDPLLDELEPQVQVSNQTVRQNYANYQQALAEVRQARAGLFPTLGVDASGNRSRGSSGGASTSAALASRSGATIVNSASAEGTASWAPDIWGQVRRSIEQSSATAQASEATLANATLSEQIALANAVIDLRITDANIDLLTQTVSAYTEYLRVVADQDRAGTVPPSNLITARTQLENAKASLIALGVSRAQYAHAIAVLVGRNPESLTIPHSTSVPVQPDVPIGLPSTLLQRRPDIAVAERQMAAQNAAIGVAVAAYYPNITLSLSDGFSAAPVAGLFKIANYVWALGASASETIFDGGARSAKVDAARAAFDGAVANYRGTVLSALQGVENDLASLRILEQQAQALEAAVRDATDGARIAMNEYQAGIVDYTTVVTAQTTQLNTQQNALNVQESRLLAATALIGDLGGGWSDTQLSQAVDAKK from the coding sequence ATGCCATTCCGAACCCGCAAGGTGCCGCACGAGCCCAAGCCTCTCCCACGCCCCGCACGATCCTTGCGTCTCGCCGCCGTCTGCGCCGCCAGTCTCGTCTTGCTTGGCGCATGCGCGGTCGGCCCCGACTATCAACGCCCGGCCGTCGATATGCCCACGCAATTCACCGAACTCGACGGCTGGACGCAGGCAAGACCCGACGCCGAAGGGCCGAAGGGCGAGTGGTGGAGAGCATTCCACGATCCGTTGCTCGACGAGTTGGAGCCTCAGGTGCAGGTCTCGAATCAGACGGTTCGTCAGAACTACGCCAACTATCAACAGGCGCTGGCCGAGGTGCGGCAGGCGCGCGCGGGCCTCTTTCCCACGCTGGGTGTCGACGCCTCGGGCAACCGCTCGCGTGGTAGCAGTGGCGGCGCGAGCACGTCGGCGGCACTCGCGTCGCGCAGCGGCGCCACCATCGTCAACTCGGCGTCGGCCGAGGGTACCGCCAGTTGGGCGCCCGATATCTGGGGTCAGGTGAGACGCTCCATCGAGCAGAGCAGTGCCACGGCGCAGGCCAGCGAGGCCACGCTGGCGAACGCCACCCTCTCCGAACAGATTGCGCTCGCCAACGCGGTCATCGACCTGCGCATCACCGATGCCAACATCGATCTGCTTACCCAGACGGTCAGCGCTTATACCGAATATTTGCGCGTGGTGGCCGATCAGGATCGCGCAGGAACCGTGCCTCCCTCCAACCTGATCACCGCTCGCACACAGTTGGAGAACGCCAAAGCGAGCCTCATCGCCCTTGGCGTATCGCGCGCGCAGTACGCCCATGCGATTGCCGTGCTGGTTGGGCGTAATCCCGAATCGCTCACGATCCCGCACAGCACTTCGGTGCCAGTGCAGCCCGACGTGCCCATCGGCTTGCCGTCGACACTCCTGCAACGCCGGCCAGACATTGCAGTGGCGGAGCGCCAGATGGCGGCGCAAAATGCGGCCATCGGGGTCGCCGTCGCCGCGTACTACCCGAACATCACACTGTCGCTCTCCGACGGCTTCTCGGCCGCCCCGGTCGCGGGGCTGTTCAAGATCGCGAACTACGTATGGGCGCTTGGCGCGAGTGCGAGCGAAACGATCTTCGACGGCGGTGCGCGCAGCGCCAAGGTCGACGCGGCCCGGGCGGCTTTCGACGGCGCGGTCGCCAACTACCGGGGGACGGTGCTGAGCGCGTTGCAGGGAGTGGAGAACGATCTGGCGTCGCTGCGCATTCTGGAGCAGCAGGCGCAGGCGCTTGAGGCGGCGGTTCGCGACGCGACCGACGGCGCTCGCATCGCAATGAACGAATATCAGGCGGGCATTGTGGACTACACCACGGTTGTCACGGCACAAACCACACAGCTCAACACGCAGCAAAACGCCCTGAACGTGCAGGAATCGCGACTGCTTGCCGCGACGGCACTCATCGGCGATCTCGGCGGTGGCTGGTCGGATACGCAACTTTCGCAAGCCGTGGATGCGAAAAAATGA
- a CDS encoding efflux RND transporter permease subunit, with protein sequence MNLSALFIKRPVATTLLAIAVLLSGMLAYLRLPVAPLPNVAFPVIAVQASMAGASPEIMASTVAEPLERRLGVIADVTELTSTSTVGSVSIPVVFGLNRNIEGAARDVEAAIQASRADLPTTLRSNPSYRKFNPADTPVMVIALTSATLTTAQLYDSADSIILQQLSQVDGVGQITVGGGALPSVRVELEPGKLNSYGIGLEDVRAALSAANANSAKGHLDQGDQRFEVTSNDQISKADGYKDLVVAYRNGSAVLLRDVALVRDSNENIRNAGLFNNKPAVLVIVYPSPGSNVVKTVSQIRKILPLVEATLPHDIKVNVALDRSVSVEASLQDTERTLILAVLLVIGVVFVFLRSGRSTLIPAVVLPLSIVGTFGPMYLLGYSLDNLSLMALTIGTGFVVDDAVVVMENIVRHLELGVAPREAALIGAGEVGFTVLSMSLSLIAVFLPILLMPGIVGLLFHEFAVTLSIAILISMVISLTVTPTLCAYVLTRESATSSARWSQWIGRQFDRFRDAYSRSLTAVLDHAGLVGLVMLALLVGNLFLFRLLPATFFPEQDTGILIGQILADQSISFPAMRQKLEQLQTIVQTDPAVASVAGFTGGRSLNSATIFVQLKPLAQRHLSADAVVNRLRPKLNGVSGARLFLQAQQDLRIGGRQSAAEYQYTLTSDDAQALYQWVPRLVAELNKHRQSVLDVNTDLQQNGLQMYIDMHRSTAARFNLQPNQIDNVLYDAFGQRTVSTIYNPINQYFVVMEVAPQYWQYPNSLDQIYLSTAAGNANGTAQTQMSSKTVRGTNVKTAASGTNSQNANAVANQQTNSISNSRGGNSSGSADSTAAETMVPLTALASFSARHTATQVNHQGGMVAATVSFNLPAGGSLSQAQIAIDEASQAIGMPASIHGAFAGAAQAFSQSMGTVPLLILAALGVVYIVLGVLYENTIHPLTILSTLPSAGIGATLALLIFGTPFSVIAMIGIILLIGIVKKNGIMMVDVAIQLQRNEGMPAKQAIHQAAVVRLRPIMMTTFAAVLGAVPLAIAIGQGASLRQPLGVTVMGGLLLSQVFTLYTTPVIYLYLDRLRARVARWSERLPWNRNAGTEV encoded by the coding sequence GTGAACCTCTCGGCGCTCTTCATCAAGCGCCCGGTCGCTACCACGTTGCTGGCGATCGCGGTGCTGCTCTCCGGCATGCTCGCCTATCTGCGCCTGCCGGTAGCGCCATTGCCCAACGTGGCTTTCCCGGTGATCGCCGTGCAGGCCAGCATGGCGGGCGCGAGCCCCGAGATCATGGCCTCCACGGTGGCCGAACCGCTGGAGCGACGCCTCGGCGTGATTGCCGACGTCACCGAACTCACCTCGACCAGCACCGTCGGCTCGGTATCGATCCCGGTGGTCTTCGGTCTGAATCGGAACATTGAAGGCGCGGCGCGCGACGTCGAGGCTGCGATTCAGGCGTCGCGCGCCGATCTGCCGACCACGCTTCGCAGCAATCCGAGCTATCGCAAATTCAATCCTGCCGACACGCCGGTCATGGTGATCGCCCTGACCTCGGCCACGCTCACTACGGCGCAGCTTTACGATTCGGCCGACTCGATCATTCTTCAGCAACTCTCTCAGGTCGACGGCGTTGGTCAGATCACGGTCGGCGGCGGCGCACTGCCATCGGTGCGGGTCGAACTGGAGCCGGGCAAGCTCAACAGCTACGGCATCGGGCTCGAAGACGTGCGGGCCGCGCTTTCGGCCGCCAATGCCAACAGTGCCAAAGGCCATCTGGATCAGGGCGATCAACGTTTCGAAGTGACATCCAACGACCAGATCAGCAAGGCCGACGGTTACAAGGATCTGGTCGTCGCCTATCGCAACGGCTCGGCCGTGTTGCTGCGCGACGTAGCGCTTGTGCGCGACAGCAACGAGAACATCCGCAATGCCGGTCTGTTCAACAACAAGCCGGCTGTGCTGGTCATCGTGTATCCGTCGCCCGGCAGCAATGTGGTCAAGACGGTCAGCCAGATCCGCAAGATTCTGCCGCTCGTGGAGGCCACGTTGCCCCACGACATCAAGGTCAACGTGGCGCTCGACCGCTCGGTCTCGGTCGAAGCGTCGTTACAGGACACCGAGCGCACGCTGATCCTCGCCGTGTTGCTCGTCATCGGCGTGGTATTCGTCTTTCTGCGCTCGGGCCGCTCGACGCTCATTCCGGCAGTCGTGCTGCCGCTGTCCATCGTCGGCACCTTCGGGCCAATGTATCTGCTCGGATACAGCCTCGATAATCTCTCTCTCATGGCGCTGACCATCGGCACCGGCTTCGTGGTCGACGACGCGGTCGTCGTCATGGAAAACATCGTGCGTCATCTGGAGTTGGGGGTAGCGCCCAGAGAGGCGGCGCTGATCGGTGCCGGCGAAGTCGGCTTCACGGTGCTGTCGATGAGTCTGTCGCTGATCGCGGTGTTCCTGCCGATTCTGCTCATGCCGGGGATCGTCGGGCTGCTGTTCCACGAGTTCGCCGTGACACTGTCCATCGCCATTCTGATCTCGATGGTGATCTCGCTGACCGTCACCCCCACGCTGTGCGCCTACGTACTCACCCGCGAGTCGGCGACCTCCAGCGCACGCTGGTCGCAGTGGATCGGCCGCCAGTTCGACCGTTTTCGAGACGCCTACTCGCGCTCGCTCACTGCCGTGCTCGATCACGCCGGGCTGGTCGGCCTGGTGATGCTTGCGCTACTCGTCGGCAATCTGTTTCTGTTCCGCCTGCTGCCCGCGACCTTCTTCCCCGAGCAGGACACGGGCATTCTGATCGGGCAGATCTTGGCCGATCAGAGCATCTCGTTCCCGGCAATGCGCCAAAAGCTCGAGCAGTTGCAGACCATCGTGCAGACCGATCCTGCCGTCGCGTCGGTGGCGGGCTTTACGGGCGGGCGCTCGCTCAACTCGGCCACCATATTCGTTCAACTGAAGCCGCTGGCGCAGCGGCACCTGTCAGCCGATGCCGTCGTCAACCGGCTCAGACCGAAGCTCAATGGGGTCTCGGGCGCGCGGCTTTTCCTGCAAGCCCAGCAGGATTTGCGCATCGGCGGACGCCAATCGGCCGCCGAATACCAGTACACGCTGACCAGCGACGACGCCCAGGCGCTCTATCAATGGGTGCCCAGGCTGGTGGCCGAACTGAACAAACACCGGCAGAGCGTGCTTGATGTCAACACCGACTTGCAGCAGAACGGGTTGCAGATGTACATCGACATGCATCGCTCGACGGCGGCACGCTTTAATTTGCAGCCGAATCAGATCGATAACGTGCTCTACGACGCGTTTGGTCAGCGTACGGTGTCGACCATCTACAACCCGATCAATCAGTACTTCGTGGTAATGGAAGTCGCGCCGCAGTATTGGCAATACCCGAATTCGCTCGACCAGATCTACCTGAGCACGGCGGCAGGCAACGCCAACGGCACGGCGCAAACGCAAATGTCGAGCAAGACGGTGCGTGGAACGAACGTGAAGACGGCGGCGTCGGGCACCAATTCGCAGAACGCGAACGCCGTTGCCAATCAGCAGACCAACTCGATTTCCAACAGCCGGGGCGGCAATTCCAGCGGCAGCGCGGACAGCACCGCCGCCGAGACGATGGTGCCCCTCACGGCACTTGCCAGCTTCTCGGCCCGCCACACCGCCACACAGGTCAACCACCAGGGCGGCATGGTGGCCGCTACGGTCTCGTTCAACCTGCCGGCAGGCGGCTCGCTCAGTCAGGCCCAGATCGCCATCGACGAAGCGTCGCAGGCGATTGGTATGCCAGCATCGATTCACGGCGCCTTTGCGGGCGCTGCGCAAGCCTTTTCGCAATCGATGGGCACCGTGCCGTTGCTGATTCTGGCCGCGCTGGGAGTCGTGTACATCGTACTCGGCGTGCTCTACGAAAACACGATTCACCCGCTCACCATCCTCTCTACATTACCTTCGGCGGGCATTGGCGCAACGCTCGCCCTGCTCATTTTCGGCACGCCCTTCTCCGTCATCGCCATGATCGGGATCATTCTGCTCATCGGGATCGTCAAGAAAAACGGGATCATGATGGTGGACGTGGCGATTCAGTTGCAGCGCAACGAGGGCATGCCGGCCAAGCAGGCAATTCACCAGGCGGCCGTCGTCCGGTTGCGTCCGATCATGATGACGACATTCGCCGCCGTACTCGGCGCAGTGCCGCTCGCCATCGCGATCGGACAAGGCGCTTCGCTGCGCCAGCCCTTGGGGGTCACGGTCATGGGAGGGTTGCTGCTCAGTCAGGTCTTTACGCTCTATACCACCCCGGTAATCTATCTGTACCTTGACCGGCTGCGTGCACGCGTCGCGCGCTGGTCCGAACGCCTGCCCTGGAACCGCAACGCGGGCACGGAGGTTTGA